In Dehalococcoidia bacterium, the following are encoded in one genomic region:
- a CDS encoding M20/M25/M40 family metallo-hydrolase, with the protein MTEPLRAAIRAAMPAARADLERLIRIPSVAFPGFPSEPVRAAADATREILAAAGYQGARLIEIPGGQPAVYAEIPPPPGAPTVLLYAHYDVQPAGDWPEAFTPVERDGRLRGRGAADDKAGIIMHALAARAYDGRPPVGIKVIVEGEEETGASRLEATLSDYRDLLRADAIVVADAGNWKLGVPTLTTTLRGVVKAVVEVRALEKAVHSGLFGGPAPDALIALVKMLSALYDDEGNTVLPGLAREPWEGLDYPEEEFRRQAGVLPGVALAGSGTLSEQLWTSPSAAIIGLDAPRVEGAGNALVPAARAAIALRIPPRQDPQEAFHLLAQHLRAVAPWQVQVDIRCEGVGAGFAVDTAAPAFAAARRALERAYGQPAVLMGSGGSIPLIPALAAAFPGAAIVLWGVEDPEAGIHGPNEGVDLAELERMALAEALFLEELAAAS; encoded by the coding sequence ATGACCGAACCGCTCCGTGCGGCGATCCGCGCGGCGATGCCGGCCGCCCGCGCCGACCTCGAGCGGCTCATCCGCATCCCCTCGGTCGCGTTTCCCGGCTTTCCGTCCGAGCCGGTGCGAGCAGCGGCCGACGCAACGCGGGAGATCCTCGCCGCTGCCGGCTATCAGGGCGCGCGCCTGATTGAGATCCCGGGCGGGCAGCCGGCAGTCTATGCCGAGATCCCCCCTCCTCCTGGCGCGCCGACCGTGCTCCTCTACGCTCATTATGATGTTCAGCCCGCCGGCGACTGGCCCGAGGCCTTCACCCCTGTCGAGCGAGACGGGCGGCTGCGCGGCCGCGGAGCGGCGGACGATAAGGCGGGCATCATCATGCACGCACTGGCAGCGCGCGCATATGACGGCCGGCCGCCCGTCGGCATCAAGGTGATCGTCGAAGGGGAGGAGGAGACAGGAGCAAGCCGCCTCGAAGCGACCCTCAGCGACTATCGCGACCTGCTGCGTGCCGACGCGATCGTCGTCGCGGACGCGGGCAACTGGAAACTCGGCGTGCCGACCCTGACCACGACCTTGCGCGGAGTGGTCAAGGCGGTCGTCGAAGTGCGGGCACTTGAGAAGGCCGTGCATAGCGGGCTGTTCGGCGGTCCGGCCCCGGATGCGCTGATCGCCTTAGTGAAGATGCTGTCGGCACTCTACGATGATGAAGGCAACACCGTTCTCCCCGGGCTGGCGCGCGAGCCGTGGGAAGGGCTGGACTATCCCGAAGAGGAGTTTCGCCGGCAGGCGGGCGTTCTGCCCGGGGTCGCTCTCGCCGGCAGCGGCACGCTCTCTGAGCAGCTTTGGACAAGCCCCTCCGCCGCAATCATCGGGCTGGATGCGCCGCGGGTCGAGGGCGCGGGGAATGCGCTCGTGCCGGCTGCCCGCGCCGCCATCGCCCTGCGCATCCCGCCAAGGCAGGACCCGCAGGAAGCCTTCCACCTGCTTGCGCAGCATCTCCGGGCGGTCGCGCCGTGGCAGGTCCAAGTCGATATCCGATGCGAGGGGGTGGGCGCCGGCTTTGCCGTCGATACTGCTGCTCCCGCCTTTGCCGCTGCCCGCCGCGCGCTCGAACGCGCGTACGGCCAGCCGGCGGTGCTGATGGGCTCGGGCGGGTCGATCCCGCTCATCCCTGCCCTCGCAGCCGCCTTCCCCGGCGCGGCAATCGTTCTGTGGGGTGTCGAAGACCCCGAGGCGGGCATCCATGGGCCGAATGAGGGCGTTGATCTCGCGGAGCTCGAACGGATGGCGCTCGCGGAAGCGCTCTTCCTTGAAGAGTTGGCTGCTGCGTCCTGA
- a CDS encoding pyridoxamine 5'-phosphate oxidase family protein — MPSRAHPWLTAPAPMAALPRDQLEDRIEQLLASQNMAVLATVDRRGDPVASPVEYYHAGLTVYFVADTGSPKLANLRRHPRVSLAIFAPNVGWASVRGCQLFGEARVLEPGTPEHAAGMEIYRWQSSAADLGRPIVAPPATPLVEVTPHRIVYTELWLRKHGYAAKQVWRLQP; from the coding sequence ATGCCGAGCCGCGCGCATCCTTGGCTGACTGCTCCCGCGCCGATGGCAGCGCTGCCGCGCGATCAGTTAGAAGACCGGATCGAGCAGTTGCTCGCCTCGCAGAACATGGCGGTGCTGGCGACCGTCGACCGGCGCGGCGACCCGGTTGCCAGCCCGGTTGAGTATTACCACGCCGGTCTCACCGTCTACTTCGTCGCCGACACCGGCTCGCCGAAACTGGCGAACCTCCGGCGCCACCCGCGCGTCTCGCTCGCGATCTTTGCGCCGAACGTCGGCTGGGCAAGCGTCCGCGGCTGCCAACTCTTCGGTGAGGCGCGTGTCCTTGAGCCCGGCACGCCCGAGCACGCCGCCGGGATGGAAATCTACCGCTGGCAATCGTCCGCTGCTGACCTCGGCCGCCCAATCGTTGCGCCGCCCGCTACGCCGCTGGTTGAGGTGACGCCGCACCGCATTGTCTATACCGAACTCTGGCTGCGCAAGCACGGGTATGCTGCCAAGCAGGTCTGGCGTCTCCAGCCCTGA
- a CDS encoding pyridoxamine 5'-phosphate oxidase family protein has translation MTAKAHPWLAQPSPRATLPRDQLEARIEQLLATQNMCVVATMGKNGPVASPVEYYHHGLTIYFVSNSGAPKLRNMERDPRISVAIFQPLVGWASARGCQLFGKAEILRPGTPEHEAGMEIYAWQKGAADLGRGFDQPPQLPLIRLVPDRIVYTEHYLRKEGYAPRQIWRRDG, from the coding sequence ATGACCGCGAAGGCGCATCCCTGGCTCGCTCAGCCGTCGCCGCGCGCGACCTTACCGCGTGACCAGCTCGAAGCGCGGATCGAGCAGTTGCTCGCGACCCAAAACATGTGCGTTGTCGCGACGATGGGGAAGAACGGTCCGGTTGCCAGCCCAGTCGAGTATTACCATCATGGCCTGACAATCTATTTCGTCTCGAACTCGGGCGCGCCCAAGCTCCGCAATATGGAGCGCGACCCGCGCATTTCTGTCGCCATCTTCCAGCCCTTGGTTGGGTGGGCGAGCGCGCGGGGCTGTCAGCTGTTTGGGAAGGCGGAGATCCTGCGGCCAGGCACTCCCGAGCACGAAGCCGGAATGGAGATCTATGCCTGGCAGAAGGGCGCTGCCGATCTCGGCCGCGGTTTTGACCAGCCGCCCCAGCTCCCGCTGATCAGGCTCGTTCCAGACCGGATCGTCTACACCGAGCATTACTTGCGGAAAGAGGGCTACGCGCCCCGGCAGATCTGGCGGCGCGACGGCTGA
- a CDS encoding class I SAM-dependent methyltransferase encodes MVRPQIGTTPAFTELDTELYLDFVQGLFGFVSKLDAAARPLVEAEYAAFREREGRPITDINEAHERFGKLPIVAARHRIRHAIQTMNHTAVRTDLERRREELLAELDRAEKMGPGTLQYDPNWKIPEYATREIHRLRGGYVTDPLAGYFYHANTRQFYGGRNDYDEMHQAQVDKLPIPADGQVRRILEMGCASGQSATALKRRFPNAEVWAIDVGIPMLRYAHKRAVDLGLEIHFKQALAEDTGFPPASFDMVYAYILFHELPLEIAEKVCAEAARIVRPGGLFLVLDFPTIDTPMGQARGIYGEILGDIDRRHNEEPYREAFTHSDFSAMLRRHFPKVEVITEGFGLPLRVATR; translated from the coding sequence ATGGTTCGCCCGCAGATCGGCACCACCCCTGCGTTCACCGAGCTTGATACCGAACTGTATCTCGATTTCGTCCAAGGACTGTTCGGCTTCGTCAGCAAACTTGACGCCGCCGCCCGTCCGCTCGTTGAAGCGGAATATGCTGCCTTCCGTGAGCGCGAGGGGCGGCCGATCACGGACATCAACGAGGCGCACGAGCGGTTCGGCAAGCTGCCGATCGTCGCTGCGCGGCATCGCATTCGCCATGCCATCCAGACGATGAACCATACTGCTGTCCGCACCGACCTCGAGCGGCGGCGAGAGGAACTGCTCGCGGAACTCGACCGCGCCGAGAAGATGGGGCCGGGCACGCTTCAGTACGACCCGAACTGGAAGATCCCTGAGTACGCTACGCGCGAGATCCATCGGCTGCGCGGCGGCTACGTCACCGACCCCCTCGCCGGGTACTTCTACCACGCCAACACCCGTCAGTTCTACGGAGGGCGCAACGACTACGACGAGATGCACCAAGCGCAAGTCGACAAGCTCCCCATCCCGGCGGATGGGCAGGTGCGGCGGATCCTCGAGATGGGGTGCGCCTCCGGGCAGAGCGCGACCGCGCTCAAGCGCCGCTTTCCGAACGCCGAGGTCTGGGCGATCGATGTCGGCATCCCGATGCTCCGCTACGCGCACAAGCGCGCGGTCGACCTCGGCCTCGAAATCCATTTCAAGCAGGCGCTCGCCGAAGATACCGGCTTTCCGCCCGCCTCGTTCGACATGGTCTATGCCTACATTCTCTTCCACGAGCTGCCGCTCGAGATTGCGGAGAAAGTGTGCGCCGAGGCTGCGCGGATCGTGCGTCCTGGCGGGCTCTTCCTCGTCCTCGACTTTCCGACCATCGATACACCGATGGGGCAGGCGCGCGGCATTTACGGCGAGATCCTCGGCGATATCGACCGCCGGCATAATGAAGAGCCGTATCGCGAAGCGTTCACCCACTCCGATTTCAGCGCGATGCTGCGCCGCCACTTCCCCAAGGTCGAAGTGATCACCGAGGGCTTTGGGCTGCCGCTGCGCGTTGCCACGCGCTAG
- the lepA gene encoding translation elongation factor 4 encodes MDQRYIRNFCIIAHIDHGKSTLADRLLEYTGTISEREMEEQVLDSMDLERERGITIKLHPLRMYYTASDGIEYELNLIDTPGHVDFTYEVSRSLAAAEGAILVVDASQGIQAQTLSNVYLALENDLHLIAVVNKIDLPNADPEKVIHEIEEVIGIPREDIILASAKEGRGTREILEAIVHKIPPPAGNPDAPTRALIFDSKYDPYKGVIAYVRVVDGRLERGQKLLLMSNQKEIEPVEVGIFRPEMTPVDRLEAGESGYVATGLKQVRECRVGDTITLAETPAAEPLPGYRPAKPMVFAGLYPVDGADYPLLRDALDKLKLNDAALVYEPETSAALGFGFRCGFLGLLHMEIIQERLEREYGLQLLATAPSVEYHVTKTNGEVVVVDNPADLPHGSVIQEIAEPWMTITIIVPARYIGQIMELVTSRRGEFVKMEYLESSGRSDTVAGDQRVLLQYDIPLSEILVDFYDQLKSRTQGYASLDYAFKEYRAGRLVKLDILVNNQPVDALSIIVDAGSAYEHGRQLVEKLRGLIPRQLFDVPIQAAIGSRVIARETVRALRKNVLDKCYGGDVTRKRKLLEKQAAGKKRMKRIGQVEIPQEAFLAVLQLSR; translated from the coding sequence ATGGATCAGCGCTATATCCGCAATTTCTGCATCATCGCTCATATCGACCACGGCAAGTCAACCCTCGCGGATCGACTGCTTGAATACACCGGCACCATAAGCGAGCGCGAGATGGAAGAGCAGGTGCTCGACTCGATGGACCTCGAGCGCGAGCGCGGCATCACCATCAAGCTGCATCCGCTCCGGATGTATTACACCGCCAGCGACGGCATCGAATATGAACTGAACCTGATCGACACGCCGGGGCATGTCGACTTCACCTACGAGGTATCGCGCTCGCTCGCGGCGGCAGAGGGGGCGATCCTCGTCGTTGATGCCAGCCAAGGCATTCAGGCTCAGACCCTCTCGAACGTCTATCTCGCGCTGGAGAATGACCTCCACCTGATCGCTGTCGTCAACAAGATCGACCTGCCGAATGCCGACCCCGAGAAGGTGATCCACGAGATCGAAGAGGTGATCGGGATCCCCCGCGAGGACATCATCCTCGCGAGCGCAAAGGAAGGACGAGGCACGCGGGAGATCTTGGAAGCGATCGTTCACAAAATTCCGCCGCCCGCCGGCAATCCAGATGCGCCGACGCGCGCGCTTATCTTCGACTCAAAGTATGACCCCTACAAGGGCGTGATCGCGTATGTGCGCGTCGTCGATGGCAGGCTCGAACGGGGGCAGAAGCTGCTCCTGATGTCGAACCAGAAAGAGATCGAGCCGGTCGAGGTGGGCATCTTTCGCCCGGAGATGACGCCGGTCGATCGTCTCGAGGCGGGTGAATCGGGGTATGTCGCCACCGGCTTGAAGCAGGTGCGCGAGTGCCGCGTGGGCGATACGATCACGCTCGCGGAGACGCCGGCTGCCGAGCCCCTGCCGGGCTACCGACCTGCCAAGCCGATGGTGTTTGCGGGGCTGTACCCCGTCGACGGCGCCGATTATCCGCTGCTTCGCGACGCCCTCGACAAGCTGAAGCTGAACGATGCGGCGCTCGTCTATGAGCCGGAAACCTCGGCGGCGCTCGGTTTCGGCTTTCGCTGCGGATTTCTCGGCCTGCTCCATATGGAGATCATTCAGGAGCGGCTCGAACGCGAGTACGGCCTGCAGCTCCTCGCCACCGCGCCGAGCGTCGAATATCACGTCACCAAGACCAACGGCGAGGTAGTGGTGGTGGACAACCCCGCCGACCTGCCGCACGGCTCCGTGATCCAAGAGATCGCCGAGCCGTGGATGACGATCACAATCATTGTTCCCGCGCGCTACATCGGCCAGATTATGGAGCTCGTCACCTCGCGACGCGGGGAGTTCGTCAAGATGGAGTATCTCGAATCGTCCGGCCGCTCCGATACGGTGGCGGGCGATCAGCGCGTCTTGCTGCAGTACGACATCCCGCTCAGCGAGATCCTCGTCGACTTTTACGACCAGCTGAAGTCGCGGACACAGGGCTACGCCTCGCTCGACTATGCGTTCAAAGAGTATCGCGCCGGCCGGTTGGTGAAACTGGACATTCTGGTCAACAATCAGCCGGTCGATGCTTTGTCGATCATCGTCGACGCCGGCTCTGCGTATGAGCACGGCAGGCAGCTCGTCGAGAAGCTCCGCGGGCTCATCCCGCGCCAGCTGTTCGATGTCCCCATTCAAGCGGCGATCGGCAGCCGCGTCATCGCCCGCGAGACCGTGCGGGCGCTGCGCAAAAATGTGCTCGACAAGTGCTACGGCGGCGATGTCACGCGCAAGCGCAAGCTGCTCGAGAAACAGGCCGCTGGCAAGAAGCGGATGAAGCGGATCGGGCAGGTGGAAATCCCCCAAGAGGCGTTTCTTGCCGTTCTCCAGTTGAGCCGCTAG
- the hemE gene encoding uroporphyrinogen decarboxylase: protein MADTSEVPVQEDHLLLRALARRPTPRPPVWFHRQAGRAMPRFSAIAQRLRFLEMCERPEVVAEVTLEPVERCGVDAAILFADILLIPRAMGAALDILPGVGPRVDPPIRSLADIERLRPQEAEPALDYVLEGIRLTRRALGERVPLIGFAGAPFTVAAYLIEGGHSADWRVTKAFLRTEPAAWDALLSALAEVTARHLRAQVAAGAHVIELFDSLAGVLSRDDWMRFAAPYTARIFAALTGTPTIHFATNNAHLLEAMSAAGGDALGIDYRVPLSTAWERGGGRAVQGNLDPTLLLTRGAPLREGVAALLAEADGRPGHIVNLGGGVLPGTSAEALRETVALVHELTA, encoded by the coding sequence GTGGCAGACACCTCGGAGGTTCCTGTGCAGGAAGACCATCTGCTCCTCCGCGCGCTCGCACGGCGCCCCACCCCGCGGCCGCCGGTCTGGTTCCACCGGCAGGCCGGGCGAGCGATGCCGCGCTTCAGCGCAATCGCGCAACGGCTGCGCTTTCTCGAGATGTGCGAGCGGCCGGAGGTCGTCGCCGAGGTGACACTCGAACCTGTGGAGCGGTGCGGCGTTGACGCGGCGATCCTCTTCGCCGACATTCTGCTCATTCCTCGAGCAATGGGGGCGGCGCTCGATATTCTCCCCGGGGTCGGGCCACGGGTCGACCCTCCCATCCGCTCGCTCGCCGATATCGAGCGGCTCCGTCCTCAGGAAGCAGAGCCAGCCCTTGACTACGTCCTCGAGGGCATCCGCCTGACGCGACGGGCGCTGGGAGAGCGGGTGCCGCTCATCGGGTTCGCCGGCGCACCCTTCACCGTCGCCGCCTACCTTATCGAAGGCGGTCACTCCGCCGACTGGCGAGTGACAAAGGCCTTTCTGCGCACCGAGCCCGCCGCCTGGGACGCGCTGCTCAGCGCGCTCGCCGAGGTGACTGCTCGCCACCTGCGTGCCCAAGTCGCCGCGGGCGCCCACGTGATCGAGCTGTTCGACTCGCTGGCAGGGGTGCTCTCACGCGACGACTGGATGCGCTTCGCAGCGCCCTACACCGCGCGGATCTTCGCCGCGCTGACTGGCACGCCGACTATCCACTTCGCAACGAACAACGCGCACCTTCTCGAAGCGATGAGCGCGGCCGGCGGAGACGCGCTCGGCATCGACTATCGCGTGCCGCTCAGCACCGCCTGGGAGCGCGGAGGAGGCCGGGCAGTGCAGGGCAACCTCGACCCGACCCTGCTGCTCACCCGGGGCGCGCCGCTGCGCGAGGGCGTCGCGGCCCTGCTCGCTGAGGCAGACGGTCGGCCGGGACATATCGTCAATCTCGGCGGCGGCGTCCTCCCCGGCACGTCGGCAGAGGCGCTGCGCGAGACGGTCGCGCTCGTTCACGAACTGACCGCCTAA
- a CDS encoding GPI inositol-deacylase: MNRPPVLLFVQHGWADRARSLSALARRLVTPTTTVVNPDLGFFQTWTRMDLLVDRVEREAAAAIAAAPGSLIRVVGHSMGGLIWLEVLNRHPEWWTRIDGVVLLGSPIGGARLAHLADPLDLTIGRDLKVDRRPLASQLARRMRLLSIAGKSDAAGDGVVRIADATAPGIRTVVVPGVPHRDLRTSRPVLLLAREFFRNRKTTMPSPQTLIARLRAIPGMTDSRQRSIFLPPLAVLFRDGTTLLAGRTVLGVTEVALVAPAGTPLYAGYVGKDAVVHLRAGLAAIAADYASAILWAAQQREG; encoded by the coding sequence GTGAATAGACCGCCCGTCCTCCTCTTCGTCCAACATGGCTGGGCAGATCGTGCCCGCTCGCTGAGCGCCCTTGCGCGCCGGCTTGTCACTCCCACGACCACCGTGGTCAATCCGGACCTCGGCTTTTTTCAGACCTGGACGCGGATGGACCTCCTCGTCGACCGAGTAGAACGGGAGGCGGCCGCGGCGATCGCGGCCGCGCCGGGGTCGCTCATCCGTGTTGTCGGGCATTCGATGGGCGGGCTGATCTGGCTGGAAGTGCTGAACCGCCACCCGGAGTGGTGGACCCGCATCGATGGGGTGGTGCTCCTCGGCTCCCCTATCGGCGGTGCGCGCCTTGCGCATCTTGCTGATCCGCTCGATCTCACGATCGGGCGCGACCTTAAGGTAGACCGCCGGCCGCTGGCGAGCCAGCTGGCAAGGCGCATGCGCCTCCTCTCAATCGCGGGGAAGTCTGATGCTGCAGGGGATGGCGTTGTCCGCATTGCTGACGCCACGGCGCCTGGCATCCGGACTGTCGTTGTGCCGGGCGTGCCTCATCGCGATCTTCGGACGAGCCGGCCCGTTCTCCTCCTTGCCCGAGAGTTCTTCCGCAACCGGAAGACGACTATGCCGTCCCCGCAAACCCTCATCGCTCGGCTGCGCGCGATCCCAGGGATGACCGACAGTCGGCAGCGATCGATCTTCCTGCCTCCGCTTGCGGTGCTGTTCCGCGACGGCACAACGCTGCTCGCAGGCCGGACGGTGCTCGGGGTCACCGAGGTTGCTCTCGTCGCGCCGGCCGGCACGCCGCTGTACGCTGGCTACGTCGGCAAGGACGCCGTCGTTCACCTCCGCGCCGGCCTCGCGGCGATCGCCGCAGACTACGCGAGCGCTATCCTCTGGGCAGCGCAGCAGAGAGAGGGATGA
- a CDS encoding alpha/beta fold hydrolase — translation MNVRGQLVRRLGIGIAASCAAGLGTAWLTRVRTDHLRSRPNPATTYDEAMARFQALAALDGPAVNPVCRSALLTHGRRVRRAIVFIHGMTNCPAQFEPLGRLFFERGYNVLLPRMPQNGYADRMTTALSRLTAEQLRDFADQIADIAAGLGEEAIVAGLSAGGVVAAWITQFRADIARTVLIAPSLGLGRYRPTLQQLLLRALLRVPNIQTQRLRPFEDGPPYSYYGYSTRALGEVLRLGLATTRAALQGPPAVQDVIVVTNANDAAVNNNVTRRLIALWQAQGLERVTSYDFPKRAGLVHDLIDIHQSKQRTDLVYPTLLDLIDRPAARV, via the coding sequence ATGAACGTGCGGGGACAGCTCGTGCGCCGCCTCGGTATCGGGATTGCGGCGAGCTGCGCTGCCGGACTGGGCACCGCATGGCTGACGCGAGTTCGGACCGACCACCTCCGCAGTCGGCCGAACCCGGCGACCACCTATGACGAAGCGATGGCGCGCTTTCAGGCGCTGGCCGCGCTCGATGGACCCGCCGTCAACCCGGTCTGCCGATCCGCATTGCTGACCCACGGGCGGCGCGTGCGGCGAGCGATCGTCTTCATTCACGGGATGACCAACTGCCCGGCGCAGTTCGAGCCGTTAGGCCGGTTGTTCTTCGAGCGCGGCTACAACGTGCTCCTGCCGCGCATGCCGCAGAATGGCTACGCTGACCGGATGACAACTGCGCTGTCCCGCCTGACCGCGGAGCAGCTGCGCGACTTTGCCGACCAGATCGCGGATATCGCGGCAGGGCTGGGAGAGGAGGCCATTGTCGCTGGCCTGTCAGCGGGCGGGGTGGTCGCTGCTTGGATCACCCAGTTTCGCGCCGACATTGCGCGCACCGTCCTGATTGCGCCCTCGCTTGGGCTGGGCCGCTATCGCCCCACGCTTCAGCAGCTGCTGCTGCGGGCGCTCTTGCGGGTGCCGAACATCCAGACACAACGTCTCCGCCCCTTTGAAGATGGCCCGCCGTACAGCTACTACGGCTACTCAACGCGCGCCCTTGGCGAGGTGCTGCGCCTTGGGCTGGCGACAACGCGGGCGGCGCTCCAAGGACCGCCGGCCGTGCAGGACGTGATCGTCGTCACGAATGCTAACGACGCGGCTGTGAACAACAATGTCACGCGCCGGCTCATCGCTCTCTGGCAGGCCCAGGGGCTCGAGCGCGTCACCTCCTATGACTTCCCGAAGCGTGCCGGTCTTGTCCATGACCTGATCGACATTCATCAGTCCAAGCAGCGGACCGACCTCGTCTATCCGACGCTGCTCGATCTGATCGACCGGCCGGCGGCGCGCGTCTGA
- a CDS encoding FAD-dependent oxidoreductase, translating to MSDYPHVFSPFDLGGIRLKNRIFISGHTTNFGENTLPSDRDVAYHAERAKGGVGLIFTGGIRVHPASVDRAQCIVAYDERALPRFRQITEAVHAHGIPIFAQILHTGRQTTNVHLRMPSWAPSPVPWSATGAIPHEMTPREMEEVKDSFVFAAQLLADAGYDGLEVHFGHGHLLHQFLSPAVNKRQDDYGGSVENRLRFPLAVLRAVQQAVGDRMVVGIRVSGDELVPGGLGLAESVDLIARIHQAAPVQFINVSVSAYALPSIGFHVAEMNYGLAPFRHVAFAVREAVPDVPVFTIIRYTTLAAAEETLATGKVDLVGMTRAHMADPHLIKKTIEGREAEIRPCVSCNFCIGQLAKMVPITCMMNPTVGKEREWPVDPPKTAAPRRVLVVGGGPAGLEAARLAAEMGHHVTLWERSDALGGQLRVGQRGAGRSDLGLAIDYFTRQLDRLGVDVVLSYEATPERIRAAGAEVVILALGSTPTPLVIEGYGPAPTAAEVLAGDLASYAGRRGVVVDLIGSWASASVAETLARAGAQVTLVSPGDVVFWDINMYSRATAIDRLVALGVVLRMYRRPLRYEQGALLIGDVLSSIEERLEGVEWIVAVTPNTPQALLARELENEIPQLITIGDMRAPRSLLEAIYEGHAAVRALSAA from the coding sequence ATGAGCGACTATCCCCATGTCTTCTCGCCCTTCGATCTGGGCGGTATCCGGCTCAAAAACCGGATTTTCATCAGCGGCCATACGACGAATTTCGGCGAGAATACGCTGCCGAGCGATCGCGATGTCGCCTATCACGCCGAGCGCGCGAAAGGCGGCGTCGGACTGATCTTCACGGGCGGCATTCGCGTTCATCCGGCGAGCGTCGACCGGGCGCAGTGCATTGTCGCCTATGATGAGCGGGCACTGCCGCGTTTCCGGCAGATCACCGAGGCCGTCCATGCGCACGGCATCCCAATCTTCGCTCAAATCCTCCACACTGGGCGGCAGACGACAAACGTCCACCTGCGCATGCCGTCGTGGGCGCCCTCCCCGGTGCCGTGGTCGGCGACCGGCGCGATCCCGCATGAGATGACGCCGCGTGAGATGGAGGAGGTGAAGGATTCCTTCGTCTTCGCCGCTCAGCTTCTCGCGGATGCTGGCTACGACGGATTGGAGGTGCATTTCGGGCATGGGCACCTCCTGCATCAATTTCTCTCGCCGGCGGTCAACAAGCGCCAAGACGACTACGGCGGCAGCGTCGAGAACCGGCTCCGCTTCCCGCTCGCCGTGCTTCGCGCCGTTCAGCAGGCAGTTGGCGATCGCATGGTGGTGGGCATTCGAGTCTCGGGGGATGAGCTCGTTCCCGGCGGCCTCGGCCTCGCGGAGAGCGTCGACCTGATCGCACGCATCCATCAGGCGGCGCCTGTCCAATTCATTAATGTCTCGGTGTCGGCGTACGCCTTGCCGAGCATCGGCTTTCATGTCGCCGAGATGAACTATGGTCTTGCCCCCTTCCGCCACGTTGCCTTCGCCGTGCGCGAGGCGGTCCCCGACGTGCCCGTCTTCACGATCATTCGGTATACCACCCTTGCTGCCGCCGAGGAGACGCTTGCGACCGGCAAGGTTGACCTTGTCGGGATGACGCGCGCCCACATGGCGGACCCTCATCTGATCAAGAAGACAATCGAGGGACGCGAGGCGGAGATCCGTCCGTGCGTCTCCTGCAACTTCTGCATTGGTCAGCTTGCCAAGATGGTGCCGATCACCTGCATGATGAACCCGACGGTGGGCAAGGAGCGGGAATGGCCTGTTGATCCGCCCAAGACCGCCGCGCCGCGCCGAGTGTTGGTGGTCGGCGGCGGCCCCGCAGGACTGGAGGCAGCGCGCCTCGCCGCCGAGATGGGCCATCATGTCACTCTCTGGGAGCGGTCGGATGCGCTCGGCGGGCAGCTGCGGGTGGGGCAGCGGGGCGCCGGCCGGAGCGACCTCGGGCTCGCCATCGATTACTTCACCCGCCAGCTCGACCGGCTTGGCGTCGACGTTGTCCTCTCCTATGAGGCGACGCCAGAGCGGATCCGCGCCGCAGGGGCGGAGGTGGTCATTCTCGCGCTCGGTTCGACGCCAACCCCTCTTGTCATCGAGGGGTACGGGCCGGCGCCGACGGCGGCGGAGGTGCTCGCCGGCGACCTCGCTTCCTATGCCGGCCGCCGAGGGGTTGTCGTCGACTTGATCGGCAGCTGGGCAAGCGCCTCTGTGGCGGAGACCTTAGCGCGCGCTGGTGCGCAGGTCACCCTCGTCTCGCCCGGCGACGTCGTCTTCTGGGATATCAACATGTACAGCCGGGCAACAGCGATCGATCGGCTGGTCGCTCTCGGCGTCGTTCTTCGGATGTACCGCCGGCCGCTCCGCTATGAGCAGGGGGCGCTCCTCATCGGCGATGTGCTCTCCAGCATCGAGGAGCGTCTCGAAGGGGTGGAGTGGATCGTCGCCGTCACACCCAATACGCCGCAGGCGCTGCTTGCACGCGAGCTGGAGAACGAGATCCCCCAGCTGATCACGATCGGCGACATGCGCGCTCCGCGCTCCTTGCTCGAGGCGATCTACGAGGGACACGCCGCCGTTCGCGCTCTCAGCGCGGCGTAG